One Citricoccus sp. K5 DNA window includes the following coding sequences:
- a CDS encoding DUF2469 domain-containing protein, translating to MSGDELENYESEMELQLYREYRDVVGLFRYVVETERRFYLANAVEVKARAEGGEVFFEVLMEDAWVWDIYRTARFVKRVRVLSFKDVNVEELPQNDDLQLPQDGPTLP from the coding sequence ATGAGCGGCGACGAACTCGAGAACTACGAATCCGAGATGGAACTCCAGCTCTACCGGGAGTACCGCGACGTGGTCGGTCTCTTCCGGTACGTGGTGGAGACCGAACGCCGCTTCTACCTGGCCAATGCGGTGGAGGTGAAGGCCCGCGCGGAGGGCGGCGAGGTGTTCTTCGAGGTCCTGATGGAGGACGCCTGGGTGTGGGACATCTACCGCACCGCCCGCTTCGTCAAGCGCGTACGGGTCCTCAGCTTCAAGGACGTCAACGTGGAGGAACTCCCGCAGAATGACGATCTGCAGCTGCCCCAGGACGGACCCACCCTGCCGTGA
- a CDS encoding YraN family protein — MEQSTAAGRRPQQSSAHTALGRFGEDVAARWLQDQGYEIVDRNWRCPDGELDLVGIHQGWWVAVEVKTRRGIGYGHPFEAINPRKLRRLYRLSLQWAAAHPELRRLAGWRVDAVSVLLPAGGGLTVEVLKDIRP, encoded by the coding sequence ATGGAGCAATCCACCGCGGCCGGTCGCCGGCCGCAGCAATCATCAGCCCACACGGCGCTCGGTCGCTTCGGGGAAGACGTGGCCGCCCGGTGGCTGCAGGATCAGGGCTACGAGATCGTGGACCGCAACTGGCGCTGCCCGGACGGTGAACTCGACCTCGTGGGGATCCACCAGGGGTGGTGGGTGGCGGTGGAGGTCAAGACCCGCCGAGGCATCGGATACGGGCACCCCTTCGAGGCCATCAACCCGCGCAAACTCCGCCGGCTGTACCGGTTGTCACTCCAATGGGCGGCGGCGCACCCGGAGCTGCGGCGGTTGGCCGGCTGGCGGGTGGACGCGGTCTCCGTCCTGCTGCCGGCTGGTGGCG